The sequence ACTCAAACATACTTAAATTGAGATTGGGGTATTAATAGTTAATTATAGCTAATTATTTTAAAAAATCACAAAAAGTCTCATATGAAAAATATTTCATGCTAATTATTATATAATTCTTTAAAATATCTATCTTGTAATGGAAACATTATATTTTTATCTTCATCATTTATATGATCATATCCACATATATGTAAAATTCCATGTATAAGTATATAAAAAAATTCTTCATCAAAAGAATTCCCAAAATCAGGCGCTTGTTCTTCTATTTTTTCAACAGAAATAATTATATCCCCTATTACTTCTTCGTCCAAACCATATTCAAAAGATAAAACATCAGTTGGCCCTTCTTTTTTTCTATATTCTTCATTATATTTAGCAATTTCATTATTATTAGTAATTAAGATATTTAATTCATAGTCTCCATCACCTTTTTCTTTTAATAAAATACTTTTAGATATTTTTTCTACTTTTTGAATATCAATATTTTTTATATTTTGATTATTAATAATATTTA comes from Marinitoga sp. 38H-ov and encodes:
- the ybeY gene encoding rRNA maturation RNase YbeY — protein: MNINIINNQNIKNIDIQKVEKISKSILLKEKGDGDYELNILITNNNEIAKYNEEYRKKEGPTDVLSFEYGLDEEVIGDIIISVEKIEEQAPDFGNSFDEEFFYILIHGILHICGYDHINDEDKNIMFPLQDRYFKELYNN